In the Candidatus Methanoperedens sp. genome, one interval contains:
- a CDS encoding 50S ribosomal protein L22 — protein sequence MKLNYSIEPDAEKTSKAMGKELHISKKHAYEIARAINGMKLKTARGFLEDVAALKQAVPYKRYTRNVPHRKGMCTGRYPQKAAKEFLKVLKNAESNATYKGLDSENLRITQIGTKKGHSFRGSFPRAQGRATPKMHETVSVEMVVEAQ from the coding sequence ATGAAATTAAATTATTCAATCGAACCCGATGCTGAAAAAACTTCAAAGGCTATGGGCAAGGAACTTCATATTTCAAAAAAGCATGCGTATGAGATAGCAAGAGCAATAAACGGCATGAAACTCAAGACTGCAAGAGGATTCCTTGAGGATGTGGCAGCGCTGAAGCAGGCTGTGCCTTATAAGAGATACACAAGAAACGTTCCTCACAGAAAAGGGATGTGCACAGGGCGGTACCCGCAGAAGGCAGCAAAGGAGTTCCTCAAGGTATTGAAAAATGCCGAGAGCAACGCCACATACAAAGGGCTTGATTCTGAAAACCTCAGGATTACTCAAATCGGGACAAAGAAAGGTCATTCTTTCAGGGGGTCATTTCCCAGGGCGCAGGGAAGGGCAACGCCAAAGATGCATGAAACGGTCAGCGTCGAAATGGTAGTGGAGGCGCAATAA
- a CDS encoding 30S ribosomal protein S5, giving the protein MRETGFKEEAGEWVPQTRLGKLVREGQVTTMGEALASGLPIREYQIVDALLPEIRDEVLDINMVQRMTDSGRRVKFRATVIVGNGDGFIGIGEGKDVQVGVAIRKAIDAAKMNIIAVKRGCGSWECGCGLGHTVPFEVKGKAGSVVIELRPAPRGLGLASGGTAKKVLEIAGIKDVWTKVYGETRTTINFAKATFDALMKTTTMKV; this is encoded by the coding sequence ATGAGAGAAACAGGATTCAAAGAAGAAGCAGGGGAATGGGTTCCCCAGACAAGACTGGGTAAACTGGTCAGGGAAGGACAGGTAACTACCATGGGTGAAGCCCTTGCATCAGGACTGCCGATCAGAGAGTACCAGATCGTGGACGCATTACTTCCTGAGATACGTGATGAAGTTCTGGATATCAATATGGTTCAGAGAATGACTGACTCAGGAAGAAGGGTAAAATTCAGGGCCACGGTAATAGTAGGCAACGGCGATGGTTTTATCGGCATCGGAGAGGGCAAGGACGTTCAGGTTGGCGTGGCTATTAGAAAGGCGATTGATGCTGCCAAGATGAATATAATAGCTGTCAAACGAGGTTGCGGGTCATGGGAATGCGGCTGCGGTCTTGGGCATACGGTGCCCTTTGAGGTGAAAGGTAAAGCAGGGAGCGTGGTGATAGAACTCAGACCTGCGCCCCGCGGGTTGGGGCTGGCTTCCGGCGGAACCGCGAAAAAAGTACTGGAAATTGCCGGCATAAAGGATGTCTGGACAAAAGTATACGGTGAGACGAGGACGACCATCAATTTTGCGAAGGCGACTTTTGATGCACTTATGAAAACCACTACGATGAAGGTGTGA
- a CDS encoding 30S ribosomal protein S4e, which yields MGRHQKRVAAPTSWPITRKTHHWVVGANAGPHSKETGIPLLVVVRDMLKLANNSREARRIINEGTIFVDGKARTDYKYIIGLFDIVSIPATNEYYRVLLDKQNRFKLYKEDAGAMKLCRINNKTIVKKGTVQLNLHDGSNILASNDYKTFDTVLLGENREIAKHIAYKPGNLAMVVGGEHSGEIGKIKQIRKVRGSGTNMVAISNEGEFETIENYVFVIGESAPEIKVI from the coding sequence ATGGGAAGACATCAGAAAAGAGTGGCAGCACCAACATCATGGCCGATTACGAGAAAGACGCATCACTGGGTGGTTGGAGCCAATGCGGGACCTCATTCGAAGGAAACCGGGATTCCACTGCTTGTGGTTGTCCGTGACATGCTCAAACTCGCGAACAACAGCAGGGAAGCCAGACGAATAATTAACGAAGGGACTATTTTCGTTGACGGCAAAGCAAGAACTGATTATAAATACATTATCGGTCTTTTCGATATAGTATCAATTCCTGCAACCAACGAATATTATCGCGTCCTTCTGGATAAACAGAACAGGTTCAAACTGTATAAAGAAGATGCTGGCGCCATGAAGCTGTGCAGAATCAACAACAAAACTATTGTGAAAAAAGGAACGGTGCAGCTCAACCTGCATGACGGAAGCAATATCCTGGCGTCCAATGATTACAAGACTTTTGATACCGTCCTTCTGGGAGAAAACCGCGAGATTGCGAAACACATAGCATATAAGCCAGGAAATCTTGCAATGGTTGTGGGAGGAGAACATTCAGGTGAGATTGGAAAGATAAAACAAATCCGCAAAGTCAGGGGTTCTGGGACAAACATGGTAGCAATATCCAATGAAGGGGAATTTGAGACCATTGAAAATTATGTGTTTGTTATAGGCGAATCCGCCCCTGAAATCAAGGTGATATGA
- the rpmC gene encoding 50S ribosomal protein L29, translating into MAILRADEIRKMNPNERLEELDKLKLELIRERAIASAGGAPENPGRIKEIRKTVARIKTIQKEPK; encoded by the coding sequence ATGGCAATACTTCGGGCGGATGAAATAAGAAAGATGAATCCTAATGAGCGGCTGGAAGAACTGGACAAGCTCAAACTTGAGTTAATCCGCGAGCGAGCCATTGCTTCGGCTGGCGGCGCCCCTGAAAACCCGGGGCGTATTAAGGAAATAAGGAAAACTGTCGCCAGGATAAAAACTATCCAAAAGGAGCCGAAATGA
- a CDS encoding 50S ribosomal protein L32e, protein MEDEAIEQLTTLDGVGKAKAKLLYDAGFKDINSVKKASMDEIASIKGIGKKLANKIKTSAGEMVVEEEKPIEKETPEITITIDAETKRLLEIRKKQKSKKPHFRQTDSHKKKKLADYWRRPDGIHNKTRYSLHGKTPLVEAGYGSPSLVKGLHPSGFEEVVVNNIKELEALKAGRQAARIAHTVGSRKRGLIETRASELGLKVLNPTRREE, encoded by the coding sequence ATGGAAGATGAAGCCATCGAACAGCTCACGACCCTGGATGGTGTCGGCAAGGCAAAGGCGAAGTTGCTCTATGATGCTGGATTTAAAGATATAAATTCGGTAAAAAAGGCAAGCATGGATGAAATTGCAAGTATCAAAGGAATAGGTAAGAAACTTGCAAACAAGATTAAAACCTCTGCTGGCGAAATGGTTGTTGAGGAAGAAAAGCCGATTGAAAAAGAAACACCAGAGATTACTATTACCATAGATGCCGAGACTAAGAGGCTTCTTGAGATAAGGAAAAAACAGAAAAGCAAGAAGCCGCACTTCAGGCAGACAGATTCACACAAGAAAAAGAAGCTTGCAGATTACTGGAGAAGACCCGACGGCATCCATAACAAGACGCGGTATTCGCTTCACGGAAAAACTCCGCTTGTAGAGGCAGGTTACGGCAGTCCCTCGCTTGTGAAAGGACTTCATCCTTCCGGGTTCGAGGAGGTTGTGGTGAATAATATTAAAGAGCTTGAAGCTCTCAAAGCTGGAAGACAGGCTGCCCGGATTGCCCATACCGTGGGGTCAAGAAAACGCGGCCTGATAGAAACGAGAGCCTCTGAATTAGGATTGAAAGTTTTAAACCCCACAAGGAGGGAAGAATAA
- a CDS encoding 50S ribosomal protein L6 produces the protein METKRTIAIPEGVNVTIDKMNVSISGPQGELKRDLWYPGIAIKKVDSEIVVETNVPRREQLAMLGTFESHLKNMITGVTNGYEYKMKVVYSHFPIQLKAEGNHVLVSNFLGEKKARKASILGNTNVAIKGDQVIISGMNKEDVGQTAANIRTATKIRRFDPRVFQDGVYLVERGEQHGR, from the coding sequence ATGGAAACCAAGAGAACTATTGCAATTCCGGAAGGAGTGAACGTTACTATCGATAAGATGAATGTTTCAATCTCTGGTCCGCAGGGAGAGCTTAAAAGAGATCTCTGGTACCCTGGAATCGCAATCAAGAAAGTTGATTCGGAAATTGTTGTGGAAACAAATGTCCCAAGAAGGGAACAGCTTGCAATGCTGGGCACGTTTGAATCCCACTTAAAAAATATGATTACAGGTGTAACCAACGGATACGAGTATAAAATGAAAGTAGTTTATTCGCACTTTCCGATACAATTAAAAGCAGAAGGAAACCATGTCCTGGTAAGCAATTTCCTTGGTGAAAAGAAGGCAAGGAAAGCCAGTATCCTGGGTAATACCAATGTGGCAATAAAAGGTGACCAGGTTATTATTTCCGGCATGAATAAGGAAGATGTCGGACAGACCGCAGCCAATATCAGGACGGCTACTAAAATCCGGCGATTTGACCCAAGGGTATTCCAGGATGGAGTTTACCTTGTGGAACGAGGTGAACAACATGGAAGATGA
- a CDS encoding 50S ribosomal protein L30 yields MYAAVRLRGGVKTRQDIRDTLSMMHLDRINHCTILPETPNYKGMIHKAKDYIAWGIINPQTLAQMLENRGKLEGGKTLTEEYLSKNTKFKSFEELAKAVCEGKLSLSEVPKLKPIFRLHPARKGLKGTKRSFQEGGDLGDHGTEINTLLIKMR; encoded by the coding sequence ATGTACGCAGCAGTCAGGCTACGCGGAGGCGTGAAGACACGGCAGGACATCAGGGATACACTGAGCATGATGCACCTTGACAGGATAAACCACTGTACGATTTTGCCGGAAACTCCAAATTACAAGGGTATGATTCATAAAGCAAAAGATTACATTGCATGGGGCATAATTAATCCCCAAACCCTTGCGCAGATGCTGGAAAATAGAGGGAAGCTTGAAGGCGGGAAAACATTGACCGAGGAATACCTGAGCAAAAACACCAAATTCAAATCGTTTGAAGAACTTGCAAAAGCGGTTTGCGAAGGGAAACTTTCTCTGAGCGAGGTTCCTAAACTGAAGCCTATTTTCAGGCTGCACCCTGCAAGGAAGGGTCTTAAAGGCACCAAAAGATCTTTCCAGGAAGGAGGGGACCTCGGAGACCACGGCACTGAAATAAATACCCTGCTAATAAAGATGAGGTAA
- a CDS encoding ribonuclease P protein component 1 → MKLTPHNIIHHELIGLDTKVVDSTNSSLVGIEGRIVDETKNMLVIENAGEKKVPKSSSSFMFTIPYFNGKRYLPLRIKVDGRLLLSQPENRIQTKFKKKFRKV, encoded by the coding sequence ATGAAGCTGACGCCACATAATATCATACACCATGAACTCATAGGTCTTGATACAAAGGTAGTGGACAGCACAAATAGCTCTCTCGTGGGAATAGAGGGAAGGATAGTGGATGAAACGAAAAATATGCTGGTAATAGAAAATGCCGGGGAGAAAAAAGTCCCGAAATCCAGTTCATCGTTTATGTTTACAATTCCATATTTTAACGGTAAACGTTACTTGCCGTTAAGAATCAAAGTCGATGGAAGATTATTGCTCTCGCAACCCGAAAACAGAATCCAGACAAAATTCAAGAAAAAATTCAGGAAGGTATAA
- the rplX gene encoding 50S ribosomal protein L24: MTSTQPRKQRKSRYQAPLHMRHKLMGAMLSPELREKHGVKSIPLRTGDTVKVLRGDHKGKDGKVAGINLKKMTITVDGVSVTKADGTEVPRPIQPSNVMITKLELKDEKRLGD, encoded by the coding sequence ATGACATCAACGCAGCCAAGAAAACAGAGAAAATCCAGATACCAGGCGCCGCTCCACATGAGACATAAACTCATGGGCGCAATGCTGAGCCCTGAACTTCGTGAAAAACATGGGGTGAAAAGCATACCCCTGCGTACGGGCGATACCGTTAAAGTATTACGCGGAGACCATAAAGGCAAGGATGGCAAGGTAGCAGGTATTAATCTTAAAAAGATGACCATCACGGTTGATGGCGTGAGTGTTACAAAAGCGGATGGCACAGAAGTTCCAAGACCGATACAACCCTCAAACGTAATGATAACCAAATTAGAACTCAAAGATGAAAAGCGCTTAGGTGATTAA
- a CDS encoding 50S ribosomal protein L19e, translating into MTDLANQKRLAAEVMDIGVHRVWLDPEASKDIAGALTREDIRKLIEEGKVEKKEIQGISRGRARKFHEARAYGHRKGHGSRSGAKGARRPKKEMWMKRIRALRKRLKEMKGNNTIDKSTYRKLYRKAKGGEYRSRAHLDAHVEQQKGKVA; encoded by the coding sequence ATGACAGACCTGGCAAATCAGAAGCGACTCGCTGCTGAAGTTATGGACATAGGGGTGCATCGCGTATGGCTTGACCCTGAAGCCTCCAAGGATATAGCCGGTGCCTTAACACGCGAGGATATCCGTAAATTGATCGAGGAAGGAAAGGTGGAGAAAAAGGAGATCCAAGGAATCAGCCGCGGAAGAGCACGCAAGTTCCATGAGGCGCGCGCTTATGGACACAGGAAGGGGCACGGGTCAAGAAGCGGGGCAAAAGGTGCAAGGAGACCCAAAAAGGAGATGTGGATGAAAAGAATCCGGGCGCTGCGAAAAAGGCTCAAGGAAATGAAAGGTAATAATACCATTGATAAATCCACATACAGAAAATTGTACCGGAAAGCAAAAGGCGGGGAATACAGAAGCAGGGCGCATTTAGACGCACATGTCGAGCAGCAAAAAGGTAAGGTGGCTTAA
- a CDS encoding uL15 family ribosomal protein, with protein MAKEKTKKFRGSRTCGGGTHKNRRGGGSRGGRGNAGTCKHHFVRAMQRGLSFGKHGFKRPLSTMADKVIVNVGELDEAIEQLVIDGFAEKKNDAFHIELENIGIEKVLGSGKVTKSLYITANEFSSSAKKKIEDAKGKAIARIETPEPE; from the coding sequence ATGGCAAAAGAGAAGACTAAGAAATTCAGGGGTTCGAGAACGTGCGGCGGAGGAACGCATAAGAATAGAAGAGGCGGAGGAAGCCGCGGAGGCAGAGGGAATGCCGGAACATGCAAGCATCACTTCGTCAGGGCAATGCAGCGGGGTTTGAGCTTTGGAAAGCATGGATTCAAGAGACCATTATCCACAATGGCAGATAAGGTCATAGTCAACGTAGGAGAGCTCGATGAAGCCATAGAACAATTAGTAATAGATGGCTTTGCGGAAAAGAAGAACGATGCTTTCCACATCGAACTTGAAAATATCGGTATCGAAAAAGTGCTGGGCAGCGGAAAAGTGACTAAATCCCTCTATATCACAGCAAATGAGTTTTCCTCGTCAGCCAAGAAGAAAATCGAGGATGCCAAAGGGAAGGCAATAGCCCGGATAGAGACGCCTGAACCTGAGTAA
- a CDS encoding 30S ribosomal protein S14, with protein sequence MERSKKKFGRGANTCKRCGRKQGLVRKYGIYLCRQCFREIAYDMGFEKYT encoded by the coding sequence ATGGAACGGAGTAAGAAAAAATTCGGAAGAGGTGCCAATACCTGCAAACGCTGTGGAAGGAAACAGGGACTTGTCCGGAAGTACGGCATATACCTCTGCAGGCAGTGCTTCCGTGAAATTGCCTATGACATGGGCTTTGAGAAATATACGTAG
- a CDS encoding 30S ribosomal protein S3, with the protein MGVERKFVKNGLDKAQMEEYFSKQLERAGYGGMNINRTPMGTQVTIVAEKPGMIIGKGGKTIHKLTHDLETIFRVDNPQIDVQEEKVPELNAQMMASRLAGAIERGLYFRKAGHNMLRRILESGALGCEIDIAGKLTGPRKKTEKFVGGNMLHAGNPAMELVDNGFAIAIKKLGVIGCRVRLIRPTVKLPGRFKTIQIAAAQVPQGAAEKKPAGIPEIVKAAPAPKEVKPEAIPVPEAPKETLPEETRAANVEERMHGDVMEHKHPEYDYWHPASRLHKKEEK; encoded by the coding sequence ATGGGAGTAGAAAGAAAATTCGTTAAGAACGGTCTTGATAAGGCTCAGATGGAGGAATACTTTTCCAAACAACTGGAAAGGGCTGGTTACGGTGGCATGAACATCAATAGAACCCCCATGGGCACCCAGGTCACTATAGTCGCCGAAAAACCGGGCATGATAATCGGAAAAGGCGGCAAGACCATACACAAGCTTACCCATGACCTTGAAACCATCTTCCGCGTGGACAATCCCCAGATAGATGTTCAGGAAGAAAAAGTTCCTGAACTGAATGCGCAGATGATGGCGTCCCGCCTTGCAGGAGCCATAGAACGAGGGCTATACTTCCGCAAAGCCGGTCATAACATGCTTCGAAGGATACTGGAATCCGGGGCACTTGGATGCGAGATTGATATCGCAGGCAAGCTCACGGGTCCCAGAAAAAAGACCGAGAAGTTCGTGGGAGGTAATATGCTCCATGCCGGCAACCCTGCCATGGAACTGGTAGATAACGGATTTGCCATCGCGATTAAAAAACTGGGAGTTATCGGTTGCCGTGTGCGGCTGATCAGACCCACTGTTAAACTTCCGGGAAGATTCAAAACCATCCAGATAGCAGCTGCGCAGGTTCCGCAGGGCGCTGCAGAAAAGAAACCAGCCGGCATTCCCGAAATTGTGAAGGCTGCTCCAGCTCCAAAAGAAGTAAAACCAGAAGCTATACCTGTGCCTGAGGCTCCGAAAGAAACTTTACCAGAGGAAACTCGTGCTGCCAACGTCGAAGAGCGGATGCACGGCGATGTCATGGAACACAAGCATCCGGAATACGATTACTGGCATCCTGCTTCACGCCTTCATAAAAAGGAGGAGAAGTAA
- a CDS encoding 30S ribosomal protein S8 translates to MMLLDPLADALSIIKNAESIGKPECTIKPASKLTGSVLKVMKDKGYIGEFEFVDDGKSGLFKVKLKGKINKCGIIRPRHAVKNTEFEKWEKRFLPARGFGSIILTTPDGVMTHNEARENGLGGQLLAYVY, encoded by the coding sequence ATAATGTTATTGGATCCACTCGCAGATGCATTGTCAATAATAAAAAATGCAGAAAGTATAGGCAAACCAGAATGTACTATCAAGCCCGCTTCAAAACTCACAGGAAGCGTGCTCAAGGTTATGAAGGATAAAGGATATATCGGCGAATTCGAATTTGTCGACGATGGAAAATCCGGTTTGTTCAAGGTAAAGCTTAAAGGAAAAATCAACAAATGCGGAATAATAAGACCCCGTCACGCTGTCAAGAATACCGAATTTGAGAAATGGGAAAAGCGCTTCCTGCCCGCAAGGGGCTTTGGCTCCATTATCCTGACCACGCCGGACGGCGTTATGACCCATAATGAAGCCAGAGAGAACGGACTGGGCGGGCAGTTGCTTGCTTATGTTTATTAG
- a CDS encoding 50S ribosomal protein L5, translated as MRTPSVAKVTVHIGTGESGERLTTAEKLLEAIARQKPVRAIAKKTLPTFSIKKKEPIGCKVTLRGNKAGEFLKTTLKIIDNKLNASQFDENGNFSFGIEEHTDFPGMKYDPSIGIYGMDINVALKRPGYRIGARKIERHKIPQNHRLKKEEAISFLKEKYGVEVI; from the coding sequence ATGAGAACGCCTTCTGTAGCTAAAGTCACGGTTCACATAGGGACAGGAGAAAGCGGCGAGCGCTTGACAACTGCGGAAAAATTGCTCGAGGCTATTGCCAGGCAAAAGCCCGTAAGAGCGATTGCAAAGAAAACATTGCCAACATTCTCGATAAAGAAAAAAGAACCTATTGGATGCAAGGTGACGCTCAGGGGAAATAAAGCCGGCGAGTTCCTTAAAACTACATTGAAAATCATAGATAACAAACTGAATGCGTCCCAGTTCGATGAAAACGGGAATTTTTCATTCGGGATCGAGGAACACACGGATTTCCCAGGGATGAAATACGATCCCTCTATAGGCATCTATGGAATGGATATTAATGTGGCATTGAAACGTCCGGGATACAGGATAGGCGCCCGGAAAATCGAGAGACATAAAATACCGCAAAACCACAGATTGAAAAAAGAAGAGGCGATTTCTTTTTTAAAAGAGAAGTACGGCGTGGAGGTAATTTAA
- a CDS encoding 50S ribosomal protein L14 — MRGLKAKIPRAINTATRMECADNTGARVVEVISVLNYRGVRNRYPRAGIGDTLIVSVKRGTPEMRKQMFKAVIIRQKKEFRRPDGMRVSFEDNACVIVDDEGVPKGTEIKGPVAREAAERYSKISSAASIIV, encoded by the coding sequence ATGAGGGGATTGAAAGCAAAAATCCCGCGCGCCATTAACACAGCTACGAGAATGGAATGCGCAGACAACACAGGCGCAAGAGTGGTTGAAGTGATTTCGGTATTGAATTATCGCGGGGTCAGGAACAGGTACCCCAGAGCAGGTATCGGGGATACTCTTATAGTGAGTGTAAAGAGAGGAACTCCGGAAATGAGAAAACAGATGTTCAAAGCGGTTATAATACGCCAGAAAAAGGAATTCAGGCGACCCGATGGGATGAGAGTTTCATTCGAGGATAACGCATGTGTGATAGTGGATGACGAAGGGGTGCCGAAGGGCACGGAAATAAAAGGACCGGTTGCCAGGGAAGCCGCTGAGCGGTATTCAAAGATATCCTCCGCAGCCTCGATTATAGTGTAG
- a CDS encoding 50S ribosomal protein L18, whose protein sequence is MATGPRYRVKFRRVRSGKTDYRARKQLLISKKPRLVIRKSLKNTMVQIIVLADAGDKTLVSANTQDLKKYGYTGGTGNITSAYLAGLLLGYRARKTGQKEAILDVGLYHTTRGGRLFAALKGAVDAGLDVPHEPEIFPSEDRITGKHIDKYRKTNVSEQFEGVVQKIQGEFR, encoded by the coding sequence ATGGCAACAGGACCAAGATACAGGGTTAAATTCAGAAGGGTGAGAAGCGGTAAGACCGACTACAGGGCAAGAAAACAACTGCTCATTTCCAAAAAGCCCAGGCTTGTAATCAGAAAGAGTTTAAAAAACACAATGGTACAGATAATAGTTCTCGCAGACGCAGGCGATAAAACCCTTGTTTCTGCAAATACTCAGGATTTAAAGAAATACGGGTATACGGGTGGGACGGGAAATATAACATCCGCGTACCTTGCAGGATTATTGCTTGGATACCGTGCAAGGAAAACCGGACAGAAAGAGGCAATACTTGATGTCGGGTTATATCATACAACACGCGGCGGAAGGTTATTTGCGGCTTTAAAAGGAGCTGTGGATGCCGGTCTTGACGTGCCCCACGAACCCGAGATATTCCCTTCGGAAGACAGGATTACGGGCAAGCATATAGACAAATACAGGAAAACCAACGTATCAGAGCAATTCGAGGGAGTTGTGCAGAAGATCCAGGGCGAGTTCAGGTGA
- a CDS encoding 30S ribosomal protein S17 — MTRDIGLDVQPPAKECTDPNCPFHGILPVRGQVLSGVVVSDKMDKTVVVQRTFVKKIAKYERYEKRKTKVHAHNPPCLSAKQGDNVTIAECRPLSKTKSYVIIEVRK, encoded by the coding sequence ATGACACGTGATATCGGGCTGGATGTTCAACCTCCAGCGAAAGAATGCACCGATCCCAATTGTCCATTTCATGGCATACTCCCGGTACGAGGACAGGTTCTCAGCGGAGTCGTGGTGAGCGATAAGATGGATAAGACTGTTGTGGTGCAGAGAACATTTGTGAAAAAGATTGCAAAATATGAGCGATACGAGAAGAGAAAAACCAAGGTGCATGCCCATAACCCTCCATGCCTGAGCGCAAAACAGGGCGATAACGTAACGATCGCTGAATGCCGCCCCTTGAGCAAGACAAAATCGTATGTAATTATAGAGGTGAGAAAATGA
- a CDS encoding 30S ribosomal protein S19, with the protein MARKESSKIPKRKGEFTFRGKSLEELRKLTLDEFALLVPARQRRTMQRGLSEDHKKLLHKVKIKDQGIRTHLRDMIVLPEMVGLKIAIHSGKEFTPVEIIPEMLGHYFGEFVLTRKKVSHGAAGIGATRSSKFIPLK; encoded by the coding sequence ATGGCAAGAAAAGAATCATCAAAAATACCTAAAAGGAAGGGAGAATTCACATTCAGAGGTAAGTCATTAGAGGAACTCAGGAAGTTAACCCTCGATGAGTTCGCACTGCTTGTCCCAGCAAGACAGCGCCGCACCATGCAGCGCGGGTTATCAGAGGACCATAAGAAGTTGCTGCACAAAGTCAAGATCAAAGACCAAGGTATCAGGACGCATCTTCGTGATATGATAGTACTTCCTGAAATGGTAGGCTTGAAAATCGCAATCCACAGCGGCAAGGAGTTTACACCCGTTGAGATAATACCCGAAATGCTGGGTCATTATTTCGGTGAGTTCGTTCTTACGCGCAAGAAGGTTTCACACGGCGCAGCAGGGATAGGAGCTACACGATCGAGCAAATTCATTCCATTGAAGTGA